From the Ctenopharyngodon idella isolate HZGC_01 chromosome 3, HZGC01, whole genome shotgun sequence genome, one window contains:
- the LOC127508656 gene encoding GTPase IMAP family member 9-like: protein MHQTLRCVFLCDPGVHVFLLIIPDGPMTDEDKAEMEEIQRIFSPRINKHIMILIMQNSEHQTAELNEETKSVIESFGGRHNFFGPNTQVSTLMENIEQMVEENRGEFFSTETFFDAQMKKIQTDINFQGSTEREDKIRIVLLGKTGVGKSATGNTILGRDAFKAETSQQLVTKESQRESSEINGRHVTVIDTPGLFGTELTNEEIQREISHCISMILPGPHVFIIVLNLGQRFTQEEETSVKIIQETFGEKSLMYTMVLFTRGDDLKDKTVHQCLGKPGSPVMKLIEACGNRFHVFNNNQTGDRTQVSDLLMKIDAMVKANGGSFYSCKMFREMEIEKQEQQMKFLMDRVREELVGKHEEEIMKMMMEEERQNRDIERKRREEHDDKRSEREKQISDYQYLRLTKSKEMKMCSKTDDSVQVSVQYKFCYYKKKKKKKL from the exons ATGCATCAGACTCTCCGTTGTGTTTTTCTCTGTGATCCTGGAGTTCATGTTTTCCTCCTCATTATTCCTGACGGTCCAATGACTGATGAAGACAAAGCAGAAATGGAGGAGATCCAGAGGATATTCAGCCCAAGGATCAACAAACACATCATGATCCTCATAATGCAGAATTCAGAGCATCAGACAGCAGAACTcaatgaagaaacaaagtctgtCATTGAGAGTTTTGGAGGACGACATAATTTCTTTGGTCCCAACACACAAGTGTCCACATTGATGGAGAACATTGAGCAGATGGTGGAAGAAAACAGAGGAGAGTTCTTCTCCACAGAGACATTTTTTGATGCACAGATGAAAAAAATACAGACAGACATTAATTTTCAAG GTTCAACAGAGAGAGAAGATAAAATAAGGATTGTGCTGCTGGGAAAAACTGGAGTTGGGAAAAGTGCAACAGGAAACACCATCTTAGGAAGAGACGCGTTTAAAGCAGAAACATCTCAGCAATTAGTGACTAAAGAGAGTCAGAGAGAATCATCTGAAATCAACGGTCGACACGTTACTGTGATCGACACTCCAGGACTGTTTGGTACTGAACTTACCAATGAGGAGATCCAGAGAGAAATCAGCCACTGCATCTCCATGATACTGCCTGGACCACATGTGTTCATCATTGTGCTCAATTTAGGACAACGCTTCACTCAAGAAGAAGAAACATCAGTGAAGATCATTCAAGAGACATTTGGGGAGAAATCTCTAATGTACACCATGGTGCTCTTCACCAGAGGAGATGATCTGAAGGATAAAACAGTTCATCAGTGTTTGGGGAAACCTGGATCTCCTGTGATGAAGCTGATTGAAGCGTGTGGAAACAGATTCCATGTGTTCAATAATAATCAGACTGGAGACCGAACACAGGTGTCTGATCTATTGATGAAGATAGACGCCATGGTGAAAGCAAACGGAGGGAGTTTCTACTCATGTAAGATGTTCAGAGAGATGGAAATagaaaaacaagaacaacaaaTGAAGTTCCTGATGGACAGAGTCAGAGAAGAACTGGTAGGCAAACATGAAGAAGAGAttatgaagatgatgatggagGAAGAAAGACAGAATCGTGacatagagagaaagagaagagaagagcatGATGATAAAAGGAGTGAGAGGGAGAAACAGATTTCTGACTATCAATATCTGAGACTTACTAAGAGTAAAGAGATGAAGATGTGCTCTAAAACCGATGATTCAGTACAGGTGAGTGTTCAGTACAAGTTctgttattacaaaaaaaaaaaaaaaaaaaaattgtaa